In Patescibacteria group bacterium, the sequence TTTAATTTTCAATTGATGAATGGCAGTTCCGTAGCCTTTATTAATATGAAAATTATACGCAGGAACTGATTTGTGGATTTCTTTCATCATCCGATCCCGGGCTACTTTTGCCACAATCGAAGCTGCGGCAATCGAAACCGATTTGCGATCACCATCAATAATGCCTTGGGACGGCGCTTCCGCAAAACCCACCCTAAAACCATCCACTAAAACATACTGCGGCTGGACGGATAAATTCTCCACTGCTCGGCGCATAGCTAAATACGTTGCTCTCCCTACGCCCATCTCGTCTATTTCTGAGGTCTCGGCGATGCCGATACCAATATCTACCGCTAGTTGGTAAATTTTCTGTAACAAAATTTCTCGCTGCAATGGAGAGAGTAGTTTAGAATCATTAATGCCATAATAACGATTTAAAAACGGCAGCACTACGGCGGCGGCTACTACTGGGCCCGCCCACGCTCCTCGGCCCGCCTCATCAACTCCCGCAATCGCTAAAAACCCCTCCTGCTGGAGCGCTTTCTCGACTTTAAGATTGGGAATCCTGTTTTTCACCAACGCTTTCCTCCCCCTCTACTGTATCACCTTTTTCGGATACGGCTGGGGGTGTGTCGACTGGTTCGTTACTAACTTCTGTAGTATCCGCGACTGTTTCAGTTGGTTCAATTTCCTGTTCTTCTTTTTCTTTGGCGGCTTGCACGGCTTCTTCTAAGACTTCTTTGCTAAGTTCTTCTGGTTCATCGACTTTAGCCACTAATTCCCAAATATCCTGATCGATTTTCTTTTCCTTCATCTTTAAAGATTTTCCAGACAACTTCCGCAGATAATACAATTTGGCCCGGTGGACTTCGGAACCTTTTTTGAATTCAATTTTCACAATATTAGGAGATTGCAGCGGATAGGTTCTTTCTACTCCTACGCCGTAAGTAATCTTGCGTACTGTAAAGCTGGCATTGGAGCCAGTTTTGCCATGAGTTTTGATCACAATACCTTCAAAAACCTGGACCCGCTCCTTGCCGCCTTCTTTAATCTTCTGGTGCACCCGAACAATATCTCCTGGATGGACCTCAGGCAAACCCTGGTTTTTGGTGGATGGTTTTAACATTCCTGTCATAATAGATTATCTTAATCTCCCGCTATGGTAGCAGAAAACTTATTTGGAAGCAAGTAAAAACAAGGGGGCGGCTGAGCCGCCCCGTTTTTGTGTCAATCTTATTGATTCGCCCCTGGTGGCTTATGCCACTCAGCCTGAAACCAACTTTTCAATACCAACTGCATAGTCTTCTTTCAGGTGCGCAACACCTGATACCTTTGCCTGTCCCCCGCCATTCCGCTTGGGAATATTACCAGGAAAAAAATCGATAACTACTCCCCAGTTATTCCCCACCAGAACAGCGTCTTCCTCAGGGCAGCCCTGCTGTTTAAGTATCTGGGCTATCTTCAGGTTAAGCTGCTGATCGATCTTGCCTTGAATAGCAGGCAAATCATCTTTCTGTTTCACCCCTTCAACACAGATTCGGATTGGCATTCCTTGCTTAATACCAAACGTCGCATATAACGCGTGGTTTAAAGCCTTCTCGCGATGATCGTTTCTGGCCAATTTTGTTTGTTCCTCCGTATAGATAGGTTGAGATTGAATGTACAGGCAGCTTGTTGCCGCCAAGTAAGACCAAGATAACAAATAAAACTGTTCTAGTAAAGAAAAATCCGCCGGTTATTCATCGGCGGATTTTATTTTATATCTGACTGGAATCCTTGCAGAACCAGTGTAAAATTTGGAAAAGATCAGTTAAACCGGCCTGTTAGTCAACGGTAGGGTTAATATCCAATTGATGGGCACCAGGACAAACTTCATCCCAGCGCGGATCTTCGCAATAAACCCCCTTCCACCCTATATCAACCGTAACGCTAAATAACTGGATACCTAAATCAGTTTCCACATATAAGGCAAAATTATCAGCTTGATCCAGCGTAACAGCTCTGACCGGTACAGGATCAGGCGTGTTAATCATAAAATCCAATTTATCCCAGGAAAAAAGAGGAGCTTCCGCGTCATTTTGAAATTCACAAGAGAAATTGGTTAATAGACTATTGGACACAAGATCAAATCGTGGAGTAAGAACGGTACCGCTACCAGCTACTATGCCATTGATCATCCCTCGAGCCAAGAATATAGAGGTGCAGTTAGCCACAACTATATCCACAGGCGATAACTCCCGATCGCGCACTCGAGGGCTCACCACATACAGATCGGTTGTTCCATTAGCAGATCGGCTGACAAAATAAATTTTGCCCACCAAGCCTTGGGTGACCCAAAGCGGCGGACAAATTAAATCCACTCCTTTTATCACGCATTGTTCTGGCTGATCGGCAGATAACGACATAATACGCAACTCGTCACTGCTTTGATAGACTAACCAATCCCCATTCGGTGAAAAGTCGGCGTAATACCCGGAGGCGATGGCGGTAGCAACGGCATCGGTATCTTTAAGAAGATAGATACCGGATTCATTAGTTACCGTTTGGGTCCAAACTAAGTTAGATCCATCTGAACTAAATCGCGGGAAGGAACTAACTCCCTCCGTCGAAATAGTTGTCAGAGACTGCCAAGCTGCATCAGCCAAAATCAGTTGGCCGTTCAAAACATAGGCAAATCTTGCCTCAGCCAAAGGTTGAGCAGAAAAAATACTAATCTCAGGCAGAGATGGAATACTGGAATCTTCTGGAAATTCTGGTGCCAGATGCAACACCCGATCTAAATGTTCGAGAGTGGCTTGATCCAAATCCCTCGCTCCTTGGCCGGTTAGTAAATCGTAATGATTATAATCCGGCCAAATCCGATAGTACCTACCTGTTCCCCAGAGCGCAGAAGCCACAGGGACAACCCCATCGCTTTCGTGGCACCAATCTTCTTCGTAGCCACTGGGAAATTGGCAATCAGTTGT encodes:
- a CDS encoding ribonuclease HII — translated: MKNRIPNLKVEKALQQEGFLAIAGVDEAGRGAWAGPVVAAAVVLPFLNRYYGINDSKLLSPLQREILLQKIYQLAVDIGIGIAETSEIDEMGVGRATYLAMRRAVENLSVQPQYVLVDGFRVGFAEAPSQGIIDGDRKSVSIAAASIVAKVARDRMMKEIHKSVPAYNFHINKGYGTAIHQLKIKEHGICEWHRKSYRPIKEAISMRSNLEIKC